One Syngnathoides biaculeatus isolate LvHL_M chromosome 4, ASM1980259v1, whole genome shotgun sequence DNA window includes the following coding sequences:
- the scarb2a gene encoding lysosome membrane protein 2a: MTRRSCAIYATGIACALLLVVGIVLVVAQVFQTTIHNRLKKEITLTEKSQMFESWKNPPPPVYMEYYFFNVTNPEVFLAGGKAAVQQIGPYTYREYRPRVNVTFLENGTKVYALNPKTFVFVPEKSVGDPEVDILRTINIPLVVVMNELKSYYYILRTLISVYIKSLGAELFTTRTVHEYLWGFKDPILTKIHSMKPDVDEYFGLMWKKNGTHEGEFVFHTGEQDYMDYGKIDTWNGLRAMTFWSSNHSNMINGTDGAVFHPLISRNELLYIFAADLCRSIHLAYVKDVEVKGIQAYRFAPPNDVLMSPVDNPANEGFCVPAGECLGTGVLKVSVCRQGAPIVVSFPHFYQADPKYINAIEGLNPNKDEHETYLDLQPTTGVPIRACKRAQLNVIVKRVPGFPDTMFLNETIFPIMYVNETATVDDDSASQMRTLLLILTLVSNFPLLIVGMGLILLLVLVVLFCRNRQKKNEVKRIDFTEAFHSFATAKDETAYTQVSDKTDESPEAPATQPMRNGSYIAMSPVEAQKC; encoded by the exons atgACCCGAAGATCGTGTGCCATTTATGCCACCGGTATTGCATGCGCCCTCCTCCTCGTCGTGGGGATCGTCCTGGTGGTGGCTCAAGTCTTCCAGACCACCATACACAACCGCTTGAAAAAG GAAATCACCCTGACAGAGAAGAGTCAGATGTTTGAGTCATGGAAAAACCCTCCCCCACCTGTCTACATGGAGTACTACTTCTTCAATGTCACCAACCCAGAGGTCTTCTTAGCGGGCGGGAAGGCGGCCGTCCAGCAGATCGGACCCTACACCTATAG GGAGTACCGGCCCAGGGTGAACGTCACCTTCTTGGAGAACGGCACCAAAGTGTACGCCCTCAACCCCAAAACCTTCGTGTTCGTGCCGGAGAAGTCAGTGGGTGACCCTGAAGTGGACATCCTCAGAACCATCAACATTCCTTTAGTG GTGGTGATGAATGAGCTCAAGTCATACTACTACATCCTGCGCACCCTCATCTCAGTCTATATCAAGTCCTTGGGCGCCGAACTGTTTACTACACGCACGGTACATGAGTACCTGTGGGGCTTCAAGGACCCAATCCTGACCAAGATCCACTCCATGAAGCCGGATGTGGACGAGTATTTCGGGCTCATGTGGAAG AAAAATGGAACCCACGAAGGCGAGTTTGTGTTCCACACCGGCGAGCAGGACTACATGGACTACGGCAAAATCGACACATGGAATGGACTCAG GGCGATGACATTTTGGTCGTCCAACCACAGCAACATGATCAACGGCACGGACGGCGCTGTCTTCCACCCGCTCATCAGCAGGAACGAGCTGCTCTACATCTTCGCCGCTGATCTCTGCAG GTCCATCCATCTGGCCTACGTAAAGGACGTGGAGGTGAAAGGCATCCAGGCGTACCGCTTTGCACCCCCCAATGACGTGCTCATGAGCCCCGTGGACAACCCCGCCAACGAGGGCTTCTGCGTGCCCGCCGGAGAGTGTCTAGGCACCGGCGTGCTCAAAGTCAGCGTTTGTCGACAAG GCGCCCCCATCGTGGTCTCTTTCCCGCACTTCTACCAGGCTGACCCCAAATACATCAACGCCATCGAAGGCCTCAACCCTAACAAGGACGAGCACGAGACCTACCTCGACCTTCAGCCG ACCACAGGTGTTCCCATTCGGGCCTGCAAGCGTGCTCAGCTCAATGTCATCGTGAAAAGAGTGCCGGGCTTTCC TGACACTATGTTCCTCAACGAGACCATTTTCCCCATCATGTATGTTAATGAG aCGGCCACAGTGGATGATGACTCTGCCTCCCAGATGAGAACGCTGCTCCTCATCCTCACCCTGGTGTCCAACTTCCCCTTGCTTATTGTGGGCATGGGCCTCATCCTGCTGCTTGTCCTGGTAGTCCTTTTCTGCCGAAACCGTCAAAAGAAG AACGAAGTAAAACGCATTGATTTTACTGAGGCTTTTCATTCTTTTGCT ACGGCCAAAGACGAGACCGCGTACACGCAGGTCAGCGACAAGACTGACGAGTCCCCCGAAGCTCCTGCCACCCAGCCGATGAGGAACGGCTCCTACATCGCCATGTCGCCAGTGGAGGCCCAGAAATGTTGA
- the ppef2a gene encoding serine/threonine-protein phosphatase with EF-hands 2, which produces MEMRRRYTWHIFQSIEYSGEQAQIKLYNFLGYLMDNFTPSSSERNLISHIFRENDVCRDAEWERYFCYKNIEVPEIYSGPHLCFPLTVEQAICLVEAFRNKKQLHSRYVLQLLLETWKLLRMLPNISRISTCHSKEITICGDLHGQLEDLLLIFYKNGMPSLEKPYVFNGDFVDRGKDSIEILLVLFAFLLIYPTEVHLNRGNHEDHIINLRYGFTKEVLMKYKMHGKRILKLLQKIFSWLPLATVIDQKVLVLHGGISDSTDLGVLAKVDRHTYVSALRPPKKKKFQSSTGTSIDSDMDDDWANHRLLQRRASLTCVKPLGSRDSFLNRSLQDFSDRLKVNVEDELKLCQQRAALVHLGGFGVEKEGQASFDSVASDNAKEEWKQILDLLWSDPMTQDGCIPNELRGGGCYWGPDVTEDFLNKHNLQLIVRSHECKQDGYEFCHNRKVLTLFSASNYYDVGSNRGAYVKLGPNLVPYVVQYRASSMTRELTARQSVGQTERSALKVLREQLFSHKSDLICAFKRFDCDNTGTVSVTDWASAVESVMRLGLPWRMLRSQLVSGKSADGPIDYQQWFNELAIKGANADHIDQCLLETLYRHRSTLETIFRIVDTDNSGFISPSDFHQTWKLLSVYLKMEITDEAISELAVAIDSNRDGAIDIDEFMEAFRLTDKKSRLERGRSMFMGTVTDLAGLDQCEHI; this is translated from the exons ATGGAGATGAGAAGGAGGTACACCTGGCACATCTTCCAGTCCATCGAGTACTCGGGAGAGCAGGCTCAGATCAAG CTTTATAATTTCCTGGGCTACCTCATGGACAACTTCACGCCATCAAGCAGTGAAC GAAACCTGATCTCGCACATCTTCCGGGAAAATGACGTGTGTCGCGACGCCGAGTGGGAACGTTACTTCTGTTACAAGAACATCGAAGTGCCTGAGATCTACTCGGGACCTCACCTGTGCTTCCCTCTGACTGTGGAGCAGGCCATCTGCCTAGTGGAGGCCTTCAGGAACAAGAAA CAGCTGCACTCGCGTTACGTCCTGCAGCTTCTCCTGGAGACGTGGAAACTGTTGCGCATGTTGCCCAACATCAGCCGCATCTCCACCTGCCACAGCAAAGAAATCACCATTTGCG gcGATTTGCACGGGCAGCTGGAAGACTTGCTGTTGATTTTCTACAAG AACGGAATGCCATCCTTGGAGAAGCCCTACGTATTCAACGGCGACTTTGTGGACCGAGGCAAGGACTCCATCGAGATACTTCTCGTCCTCTTCGCCTTCCTGCTCATCTATCCCACCGAGGTGCACCTGAACCGAGGCAACCACGAGGATCATATCATTAACCTGAG GTATGGCTTCACAAAGGAAGTGCTGATGAAATACAAG ATGCACGGCAAACGGATTCTCAAGCTGCTCCAGAAAATCTTTAGCTGGTTGCCACTGGCGACGGTGATCGACCAGAAAGTTCTGGTCTTGCACGGTGGCATCTCAGATTCCACGGACCTCGGCGTGTTGGCTAAAGTGGACCGACACACT TACGTTTCAGCGCTGAGGCCccccaagaagaagaagttccAGAGCTCCACGGGCACGTCTATCGACTCCGACATGGACGACGACTGGGCCAATCACAGGCTCCTCCAGCGGCGGGCTTCCCTCACGTGTGTTAAACCACTGGGCAGCCGCGATAGCTTCCTCAACCGTTCCCTGCAGGACTTTTCCGATCGGCTCAAGGTCAACGTGGAGGATGAGCTCAAGCTCTGCCAGCAAAGAGCCGCACTCGTACATTTGGGAGGTTTTGGTGTGGAAAAAGAAGGCCAGGCCTCCTTCGACTCGGTCGCTAGTGACAATGCCAAGGAAGAGTGGAAGCAG ATCTTGGACCTGCTGTGGAGCGACCCCATGACACAGGATGGCTGCATACCCAACGAGCTGAGGGGCGGCGGATGCTACTGGGGTCCCGACGTCACCGAAGACTTCCTGAACAAGCACAACCTGCAGCTCATCGTTCGCTCACACGAGTGCAAACAAGATGGCTACGAGTTCTGCCACAACCGCAAG GTCCTCACGCTCTTCTCGGCCTCCAATTATTACGACGTGGGGAGCAACCGAGGCGCATACGTGAAGCTGGGACCAAACCTCGTGCCTTATGTGGTTCAGTACCGGGCCAGCAGCATGACCAGAGAATTGACTGCCAGACAAAG CGTGGGTCAAACGGAGCGCTCGGCCCTCAAAGTCCTTCGGGAGCAGCTGTTTTCCCACAAGTCGGACCTCATCTGTGCCTTTAAACGTTTCGATTGCGACAACACGG GTACAGTGTCCGTGACGGACTGGGCCTCGGCGGTGGAGAGCGTGATGCGCCTCGGCCTTCCCTGGAGGATGCTGCGCTCTCAGCTGGTCAGCGGCAAGAGCGCCGACGGCCCCATCGACTACCAGCAATGGTTCAACGAGCTCGCCATCAAAGGGGCCAACGCTGAC CATATTGACCAGTGTCTGCTTGAAACCTTGTACCGCCATCGCTCTACACTGGAGACCATCTTCAGGATCGTTGATACGGATAATTCAG GCTTCATCTCGCCATCGGACTTCCATCAGACGTGGAAGCTGCTGAGCGTCTACCTGAAGATGGAGATCACCGACGAGGCCATCTCGGAGCTGGCGGTGGCCATCGACAGCAACCGCGACGGCGCCATCGACATCGATGAGTTCATGGAAGCGTTCCGTCTCACCGACAAGAAAAGTCGGCTGGAGAGGGGACGCAGCATGTTCATGGGAACCGTGACTGACCTCGCCGGGCTCGACCAGTGCGAGCACATCTGA